From one Lycium ferocissimum isolate CSIRO_LF1 chromosome 7, AGI_CSIRO_Lferr_CH_V1, whole genome shotgun sequence genomic stretch:
- the LOC132064342 gene encoding uncharacterized protein LOC132064342, which yields MKPLEKNHSSTTTPEPEPVSTAESGMFSDDIDSSCSTPYVSAPSSPGRNQPHSGFYYSAPASPMHFVLTTVSVKNAANTTSIISSPSEDFDFSARLTGDGDGGDGDGSMSSADELFLNGKIRPMKLSTHLKRPQVLAPLLDLDENEDEDEKLGFRGRDNLKLRDRSLRRRTRSMSPLRTTSYEWQEEYEEEEELQVVVKEKNEEIIIKQDDEVENEASNETTPCPSGSSSRSSSVGRSSKRWVFLKEFLYRSKSEGRNNTHKFWSGISFSPVKEKKLEKIATPKGKQNGNNNNTKEGKKKFVNGSGIGKRRVPPSPHELHYTTNRAQSEEMRKKTFLPYRQGLLGCLGFSSKSYGAMNGFARALNPVSSR from the coding sequence atgaaacctCTCGAAAAAAATCACTCCTCGACCACCACACCCGAACCCGAACCCGTTTCCACGGCGGAATCCGGCATGTTTTCCGACGATATTGACAGTTCATGTTCAACTCCATACGTTAGTGCTCCTTCAAGTCCAGGTCGTAATCAACCACACAGTGGGTTCTATTACAGTGCTCCAGCTAGTCCTATGCACTTCGTTTTAACAACTGTTAGTGTAAAAAATGCTGCTAACACCACTTCTATTATTTCATCTCCTTCTGAAGATTTCGATTTTTCTGCTAGACTTACTGGTGACGGTGACGGTGGTGACGGAGATGGATCAATGAGCTCAGCTGATGAGTTGTTTTTAAACGGTAAGATCCGTCCGATGAAGTTGTCAACTCATCTTAAACGTCCACAAGTATTAGCACCATTACTTGATTTGGATGAAAATGAGGATGAAGATGAGAAATTAGGTTTTCGAGGAAGAGATAATTTGAAGTTAAGGGATAGATCTTTAAGAAGAAGGACTAGATCCATGTCACCACTTAGAACTACGTCGTATGAGTGGCAAGAAGaatatgaagaagaagaggaattGCAAGTAGTTGTTaaggagaaaaatgaagagataaTTATAAAGCAAGATgatgaagttgaaaatgaaGCATCGAATGAAACGACACCGTGTCCATCTGGATCTTCATCAAGGTCATCTTCAGTAGGAAGAAGTTCAAAAAGATGGGTATTTTTAAAGGAGTTTTTATATAgaagtaaaagtgaaggaagAAACAATACTCACAAGTTTTGGAGTGGGATATCATTTTCACCTGTGAAAGAGAAAAAACTTGAGAAAATTGCAACCCCAAAAGGGAAACAAAAtgggaataataataatacaaaagaagggaagaagaAGTTTGTTAATGGAAGTGGGATAGGGAAGAGAAGAGTACCACCATCACCACATGAGTTGCATTACACAACAAACAGAGCTCAATCTGAAGAAATGAGGAAAAAGACATTTTTACCCTACAGGCAAGGTTTACTTGGATGTTTAGGGTTCAGTTCAAAGAGTTATGGAGCAATGAATGGTTTTGCTAGAGCTTTGAACCCTGTTTCTTCAAGGTAA